In Leifsonia sp. AK011, the genomic stretch GAGGAAGCCGCGAAGCAGACGCTCCGATTCATCCTCGTTGAAGGTCTCCTTCGTCTCCTTGTCCTTCACGAGCTCGATGCCGAAGAAGTAGCCGTCGCCGCGCACATTGCCGACGATGGGCAGGTCATTCAGCTTCTCGAGCGTCGCCCGGAAGGCTGGCGAGTTCTCGCGCACGTTGTCGTTGAGCTTCTCCTCCTCGAAGATGTCGAGGTTTGCGAGCGCCACGGCGGATGACACGGGGTGACCGCCGAACGTGTAGCCGTGGTAGAACGACGTGTTGCCGTGCTTGAAGGGCTCGTACACCTTGTCGGACACGATCGTCGCGCCGATGGGGGAGTAGCCGCTCGTCATGCCCTTGGCGCACGTGATCATGTCCGGCACGTAGCCGTACGCGTCGCAGGCGAACATGTGCCCGATCCGACCGAAGGCGCAGATGACCTCGTCGCTCACGAGGAGAACGTCGTACTTGTCGCAGATCTCCCGGACGCGCTCGAAGTAGCCGCGCGGGGGTGGGAAGCAGCCGCCCGAGTTCTGGACCGGCTCGAGGAAGACCGCAGCAACTGTCTCCGGGCCCTCGAAGTGGATCATCTCCTCGATCCGGTTCGCAGCCCACTGGCCGAACTCGTACTCGTCGTCACCCGTTCCTGAGGGCACGAAGCCCATCTCGTCGGCGCGGTAGTAGTTGGTGTTAGGGACGCGGAAGCCGCCGGGCGTCACCGGTTCGAACATCTCCTTCATCGCGGGGATGCCCGTGATCGCGAGGGCGCCCTGGGGTGTGCCGTGGTACGCGATCGACCGCGAGATGA encodes the following:
- a CDS encoding aspartate aminotransferase family protein, producing MAELNEAALQQKAKDHLWMHFSRQSVMEDGHGVPIIVKGEGHHIWDSKGKKYIDGLSGLFVVNAGHGRKRLAEVAAKQAEELAFFPIWSYAHPNAIELADRLASYAPGDLNRVFFSTGGGEAVETAFKLAKYYWKLQGRPTKHKVISRSIAYHGTPQGALAITGIPAMKEMFEPVTPGGFRVPNTNYYRADEMGFVPSGTGDDEYEFGQWAANRIEEMIHFEGPETVAAVFLEPVQNSGGCFPPPRGYFERVREICDKYDVLLVSDEVICAFGRIGHMFACDAYGYVPDMITCAKGMTSGYSPIGATIVSDKVYEPFKHGNTSFYHGYTFGGHPVSSAVALANLDIFEEEKLNDNVRENSPAFRATLEKLNDLPIVGNVRGDGYFFGIELVKDKETKETFNEDESERLLRGFLSKALYEAGLYCRADDRGDPVIQLAPPLTIGQPEFDEIEGILRGVLTEAWTRL